The Solea senegalensis isolate Sse05_10M linkage group LG11, IFAPA_SoseM_1, whole genome shotgun sequence genomic interval GTTTTTGTGATCCAATGACGACACATCCATGACAGATTGGGATTGGGAGTGTTCAGACCTGTTCTTAGTATGATCTGATATGCTGTTTTTCAGACTAGTCTATGTAAAATAAGTGATAGCATATCCTTAAAGGGCTACttcaccccccaaaaaaatactttttttttactaatttccagagctaaatgtgttatttgatcatcggACAGTGGAGCTGATACTGCATGTCTCACTCCCACAGCAACTatgggattgaaaaaaataaattaaaattgacaaaaattcaaaatcaaattcacttccttcaaagaaaagaaaagccatacactgctcttcactgtgtttcctgTCAATTATAACAAGTTTTATGGGTAAAAGATCTGAACATTTTTTAATCCAAatctgtaatagaatgtgaattaaactaACCCaacagcatcataatgattttaagtctATGGGGGAAAAATGGGTGAAATAGccctttatttcttttctctctctgtctgtcactctgaAACTCAGGTGTTCTGGTCCTCGGTTAAAAAAATGCCTGCTGCAGAGAGTTCCTGTGTTATCATGGCTGCCTCGTTACTCGATCAGAGACAACGCCCTTGGAGACCTGATCTCTGGAATCAGTGTGGGGATCATGCAGCTTCCACAGGGTGAGGATGAAGATTCACGAGACaaagaaatataaatgtaaaggGGTATTTATGGCACGTGACGTGTGTCCTGTTTCATCCCTGCAGGTATGGCCTACGCCTTGCTCTCGTCTGTTCCTCCAGTCTTTGGTCTTTACTCCTCCTTCTATCCTGTGCTCATCTACTTCATCTTCGGCACATCCAAGCACATCTCAGTAGGTTTGTACTTCCTGACAGTGCTGCGTCTGCACAAGTGGTATTAAATCTACCTCCACTACACGTGGATATAGTACTTCACAGAAGAAccatttgaacatttgaagttttttaaaaaaaatgcttcattttttatttttaaatcatcagAGCAAACATTTATTATTGGTTTAGAGTTTAAGCACCGGAAAATATCATGTGCAATTGGCGCCTTGACTCTTGATTAACAATTTTAATCTGACACGATGTAATTTTCATGTATAGAAATAAGGTAaatgtaaaggtccagtgtgtaataattagGTGAGCCTGTAGACTCTCACCCCTCCAAGTAGTTTAGTCCTTGCATATCAGAACTTATGTGAGCCCCTTTCCATAATTCTCCTTCTACTTcattggtttatgcatcaggtCATTCTTCTCCATTGGcagattaaaatgtgaaacacttcaggctgctgtagaaacactgcagcagaagagagaaagagagaggttttttttttcaaattttaaaacaattatccAATTACACAAACTCACATAGACTGTCATCActgtaaaaatgaccaaaagTCAGTGTATTCATATGAAGgtggaaataaagaaatgtgtgtttttatcttccTCTCTCCAGGAACATATGCAGTGATGAGTGTGATGATAGGGGGCGTGACAGATCGATTAGCCCCCGACTCGGACTTTATGATATGGGACAATGTGACCAACTCCAGTATAATTGATACTGTCCTCAGGGATGAAGCGCGAGTCAAAGTGGCTGTAACTGTCACCTTAATGTCTGGATTATTTCAGGtaagttttcattttaaagttaattGGAAATATACCATTTGACACATTACACTAGGGTGTAATGTGTAATTTATGGCAATCTGGGCTGtagctgacagacagacagctaaCACCAACACTACTGAGAGTGATTTTCAATCAATATCAGGGAATTATTAATCACTTTAAAAGCAGCCTCATGCAGTCTAAAGGTACTCAGGCTAAAAGGTCAAACTGggtttaattattcattatatgGCTTACGTAGCTCTGCTCTgactaaaaaaatgaaaggcaGGTGTATTTGAGCAGCGCTGTCTTTCCATGTGCAATGCTAACACTACTTGTTATATCatgtgatgaaataaaacaatacagacGGTCAGACAATTGTTTTCCTCATTcgtcattaaataaaatattattcagACAATGCTGTGATCCTGCACGTGTCTCAGTCTGCTCGATGTGTGTCCTCCAGATTCTGCTCGGTCTGCTCCAGTTTGGTTTTGTGGTGACATATCTGTCCGATCCCCTGGTCAGAGGTTACACCACAGGAGCCGCCATCCACGTCATTGTGTCCCAGCTCAAATACACCTTTGGCATCAGCCCTTTAAGATACAGTGGACCACTGTCACTGATATATGTAAGTAAGAGtgccaacaacaacagtaaaacaagaCGTGTGCAGGTGTGCATCGCGTTAACAATGACGATAATTCATGCAGTTCCAAAAGCGCTCAAAACACGACGCGTACTGTAGGTTAAAAACAGAGACGAGCACAAGAAAACTAACTGTGTAAAATCTATAAAGATATAAAGAGTTTTCTGTTGATTAGTGTGATAAAGTGAACCACTTTGGCACTATTTATGGTTTCTCCTGTGAGGTTTCTCCTTTTTCAAACTCCTCAtggtcaaaaataaatatataaaaatctcTCATGTTCGCTTTGATGGAACATGATGGTATAGGCTCATTCACAGGGTCGTACCACCTCACCTCTTGCCCCACATCAGATTTGCACTCACCTCACACAGAACGTCTCAGCGCGACTGTCTGTCCTGCAGGGATTCTCTGACAGGTTACTTTCAATTCAATGCAGGATCCATTCACAAGTCAGCTTCACAATCAGAACAAGGGATAAAAACAAGGAGGAACCCTGCAGGCAGACCTAACCCCCTCTGTGGAATCCAACCCGTGCAAATAACACCACTAATGAGACATATCATTACCAGTCTTTAACCAATAttcctactctctctctctcttttttacagACTGTGATAGAGATCTGTTACCTCATACCACAGACAAACATCGGTACACTTGTGGTTAGTATCGTCGCCATAGTTTGCCTTATCCTCGCCAAGGAGCTCAATGCACTCCTGAGTAAAAAACTCCCTGTTCCAATACCCGTGGAGCTGCTCGCTGTGAGTACACAGGGATTTAATGTGCTCGTATAATTTCTttaacatgtgcacacacacacacacacacacatattcaaatatgttattatttgcTGTTATTATTCAGATCATTATTGCAACAGTCATCTCCTGGCAAGTTAACTTAGAAGGCAAATATGGAGTCGATGTGGTGGGAGATATTCCCTCAGGGTGAGAAACACAACACGACACGTCCCTCATAGAGCATGGTGTTTGTATGAAATGTAAAGTATTATATAATGTGCAATTTATtatgttggttttgtttttgtttctgcctGCCAGTCTCCAGGCACCTGCTTTCCCACCTACCTCTCTGTTTGGTCAGGTGATCGGAGACGCCTTTGCCCTGGCTGTGGTCGGCTATGGCATTGCCATCTCACTGGGGCGGATCTTCGCCCTGAAATATGGCTACAAGGTGGACAGCAACCAGGTAGGTGGAGACAAATGGATGTTGGATTGAACTGATGTGTCAGTTTAATGTACTGTGCAATAaaagtgagggttttttttttcacggtTTAGGAACTAATCGCTCTGGGTCTGAGTAACACTGTGGGAGGGATCTTCCAGTGTTTCGCCATCAGCTGCTCCATGTCTCGCTCCATGGTTCAGGAGAGCACGGGAGGGAAAACTCAGGTCGCTCAAAGCAAATTCACTTTTTAACCACTAATCTACAGTAGAAATACTTCCTTTGACAGCACGTTCATGTTTGGATATCCAAAATAGGAAGTTATTATTACCGGggctaatgattcacttttatcttattttatttacatggaATCAAATCTTACCCTTGCTGCTGCCACAAGCCGGGGCTGTAAGAAGAAGCAAAGAGTCAAACTGTTTGTAATTAACGTTAGTCTGATAAGTGGCGTCATTACAAAACACTTAGGGGATTGATTTACGCTCCCATTTTTTAAGTCcacctacacaaacacagatttgctGAAAGGCTTAAACGATTTTGTCTGACAACACCATTAATCAGCTAAGGCCTAttacagaggagaggagaggagaggagaggagaggagaggagagagaggcgaGAGGAGGCGAGGAGAGAGgcgagaggagagggaggagtcgAGAGGAGGGAGTCActagagggagaggagagaggagaggagaggagaggagatcaCATCTGTAGTTTTGCTTCAACTTGCTCcatttgattttcattcatgtttctctctgtcttcactgCAGGTTGCTGGAGCTTTGTCAGCGATAGTCATACTTATTATTGTGCTTTGGATCGGGGTTCTCTTTGAAACTCTACCCaaggtactgtgtgtgtgtgtgtgtgtgtgtgtgtgtgtgtgtgtgtgtgcttgtttgcgCAGATGTATGCTCATGTTCACACATGTGCCCAAAATCAATCGACATGCAAGCAAAGCTGTAGTCCTGTTGTCTTTGTGCCACTAAACAACTTCTCTAAAAAGTAtcaaatgcatttaaataaataaataaaggcttATCAATAGAAAAAGAGCATATAGTATGTTTAGGGGCTGTTCACACACAGAGTTATCATATGGAAACTATATATAAACCATAAAATAAATACCGTTGCACACTTGAACCTACATTCTCTTTGACTTGTAGGCAGTGCTGGCTGCCATCATCTATGTCAACCTCCATGGCATGATGAAGCAGTTCCTGGACATCCCtgcactgtggaaaaaaaaccgaGTTGACGCGGTGAGTTTACTTCAAAGTGAACCAAGAATTGGataatattttgagaataatAATAGGTCAAAAAtgtgtcttcttatgtgttgttgagtcagtttgatgattcattttatatcacgtTTTTAGTCGTGCTATAACgtagcaataactgtgcagaagtcacaaaatagacacttttcttttctttcctttttgttcatgaagtgaactttgaagtgtgacgtactttttgctcaggtgtgtttatatagatggtgaaaatgaaagaaatgtttcatcagattgcctctaggttgtgctgaaaaaagggatataagacactgtattgcacattcttatagctaTAACTATGCTATAACTGTACATTTTAGCATAGTAATGGAACACAGcggccgaaatgctctgtgttctaagggttcaTCAGCACTGtataaactcatttgacaacatttatttatatttaaaagccaTGCACTGCAGTTTTAGTGACcaatgttgtcttgtttttccatcactctctctggtttcctccaggTGATCTGGGTGGCCACCTTCATCCTCACCCTGCTGTTGAACCCTGACATCGGGCTGGCTGCTTCCATCGGCTTCTCCATGCTCACTGTCATCTTCAGGACCCAGCTGTAggaacacaccacacactccaTTATACATTATCAATGACACATCAGACAATGTGTCATACTAAATACTCAACTGTGCATTACCCACACCTGTAATTAAGCTCAATTCATCACTtttcacaactgtgtgtgtgtttttttccagaccTAAATATTCCCTGTTAGGCCAGGTCCCAGACACTGACATTTACAGACCAATGGAAGACTACGTTCAGGTATGACACAATATCATTACCCCAACacagtgattatttttgtttgtcttctatcctccacatgaggatttCAAATTATCTGTCTGGaatgttttgcttaatttaatcatgaaaggaccagaaaatgtcctgtaactaagtgcttttgtccattttccagaataacttccaatatctagcagttatttacaatttagtgCATGTCATAAAACTGTTTGtgaccatttaaaatgaagaaaaacactgtttaaaccAAAAGTGTTCCTTTCTTCTTTAATTGCTCATTCATAAAGCAAAATGAAGTCCTACGGTAAAATAAGTTGTTTTCAGCAAAttaaattcaacaaaaacagagtTACTGTCTTCTTGATTTAAATATTTCTCAAAACACTATTGGTGTGACAATAgttaagataataattactgt includes:
- the slc26a6 gene encoding solute carrier family 26 member 6, whose translation is MEESGVSRRVHRRILDEGAVEEIAVKSDSDVSLCEKVKKSMRCSGPRLKKCLLQRVPVLSWLPRYSIRDNALGDLISGISVGIMQLPQGMAYALLSSVPPVFGLYSSFYPVLIYFIFGTSKHISVGTYAVMSVMIGGVTDRLAPDSDFMIWDNVTNSSIIDTVLRDEARVKVAVTVTLMSGLFQILLGLLQFGFVVTYLSDPLVRGYTTGAAIHVIVSQLKYTFGISPLRYSGPLSLIYTVIEICYLIPQTNIGTLVVSIVAIVCLILAKELNALLSKKLPVPIPVELLAIIIATVISWQVNLEGKYGVDVVGDIPSGLQAPAFPPTSLFGQVIGDAFALAVVGYGIAISLGRIFALKYGYKVDSNQELIALGLSNTVGGIFQCFAISCSMSRSMVQESTGGKTQVAGALSAIVILIIVLWIGVLFETLPKAVLAAIIYVNLHGMMKQFLDIPALWKKNRVDAVIWVATFILTLLLNPDIGLAASIGFSMLTVIFRTQLPKYSLLGQVPDTDIYRPMEDYVQVQQVPGILIFRSSATLYFANAEMYQDALRKKSGIDVAKILSAKKKLEAKRKRIEKKNAKKTQEGGEKEEQEQNIAVIEMNAEPSPSLPRAIILDLSPVNFLDTVGVKALKSIHKDYGETGIEVILAGCQTSVVEDLQTGGFFHDDVTKSCLFSTVHDAVLYCQSANEQYEVIKEAEL